Proteins co-encoded in one Desulfitobacterium hafniense DCB-2 genomic window:
- a CDS encoding NifB/NifX family molybdenum-iron cluster-binding protein, which translates to MNKKIAIPTEGEKVNAHFGRSQAFTLFLIEEGKVSGQERIDTADFQHQHEGIAQLLKSKGVETVICGGIGPGAITGLENAGIEVLRGANGPALEAAQAYAAGTFVSTNAVCNHSHDHDHHGHGHDHDHHHHH; encoded by the coding sequence ATGAACAAAAAAATTGCCATCCCTACCGAAGGGGAGAAGGTTAATGCTCATTTTGGCCGCAGTCAGGCCTTTACCCTTTTCCTCATTGAAGAGGGTAAGGTGTCCGGTCAGGAACGGATTGATACGGCTGATTTCCAACATCAGCATGAAGGAATCGCCCAGCTTCTCAAGTCTAAAGGAGTGGAAACTGTCATCTGTGGCGGGATTGGCCCCGGAGCCATCACCGGCTTGGAAAATGCCGGAATAGAGGTGTTAAGAGGAGCCAATGGCCCGGCTTTGGAAGCAGCTCAAGCCTATGCGGCAGGGACCTTTGTCTCCACCAATGCTGTCTGCAACCATAGTCATGACCACGATCACCACGGTCACGGTCATGACCATGATCACCATCATCATCATTAA